Proteins from one Sphingomonas sp. HF-S4 genomic window:
- a CDS encoding response regulator transcription factor encodes MPRTILIADDDPHIRQLLAFAFAKAGLDTLEADDGVAVLSLVESRHVDLVVLDINMPRMDGLETCRRLRTAGDLPILFLSSRDDEIDRVLGIELGADDYVVKPFSPREVVARSMAILRRTGAKPVAADDGRRIDHGRLALDVDGWRATWAGTEIALTVTEFSILRTLAVMPGKVFSRDAIIDRLHGPGFAVTDRTIDSHIRNLRAKFAQIGGTDIIETRAGVGYRIGSCAGAPA; translated from the coding sequence ATGCCGCGCACCATCCTGATCGCCGACGACGATCCGCACATCCGCCAGCTGCTCGCCTTCGCCTTCGCCAAGGCCGGGCTCGACACGCTGGAAGCCGATGATGGTGTGGCAGTCCTGAGCCTCGTCGAAAGCCGGCACGTTGATCTCGTCGTGCTCGACATCAACATGCCGCGGATGGACGGGCTCGAGACGTGCCGGCGGCTGCGCACCGCCGGCGACCTGCCGATCCTGTTCCTCTCCTCGCGCGACGACGAGATCGATCGCGTGCTCGGGATCGAGCTGGGTGCCGACGATTATGTCGTCAAGCCGTTCAGCCCCCGCGAAGTCGTCGCGCGTTCGATGGCGATCCTGCGCCGCACTGGCGCCAAGCCCGTCGCGGCCGATGACGGCCGCCGGATCGACCACGGCCGCCTCGCGCTCGACGTGGACGGCTGGCGCGCGACCTGGGCGGGAACCGAGATCGCGCTGACCGTCACCGAATTCTCGATCCTGCGCACCCTCGCGGTGATGCCGGGCAAGGTGTTCAGCCGCGACGCGATCATCGATCGCCTCCATGGCCCCGGCTTCGCAGTGACCGACCGCACGATCGACAGCCATATCCGCAACCTGCGCGCCAAGTTCGCCCAGATCGGCGGCACCGACATCATCGAGACACGCGCGGGCGTCGGCTACCGCATCGGGAGCTGCGCGGGCGCGCCGGCGTGA
- a CDS encoding sensor histidine kinase has product MIGRAKAFLKRHWPALRLRTILFGTLLFTAALPGVGALFLRVYENTLVRQTEAELIAQGAALTGAAQALWPGAAPGTLDPRPYRPEGSTIDLRTTRVLDERPRASEAATIPDPAAIDMARRLQPIVAATARTTLASVQLVDARGTIILGYQAGRSYSRLPEVAAALQGRVGTVLRTNGAYSQRYAFEWLSRASSLRIHHVRPIVVDGRVVGALLLSRSPRALFRGLYEDRGKILLGIALIFGTLLGLTGLLSRGIARPIEALGDATRRVASGTGTVPQTPATAAIEIRALFEDFRAMAATIDRRSHYLRDFAASVSHEFKTPLAGISGAIELFEDHGATMTPEERERFLGNIKADAARLSQLVTRLLDLARADMAQPDPDVAVDALAVIRQVTDAQSAADFRVILGASDAATVAVQASTVEAVVTTLLENARQAGASEAKIDLERKGDALEIAVTDNGRGIAPADAERIFEPFFTTRRAAGGTGLGLAISMSLLRAGGGGLALDPEASGTRLVVTLPVAR; this is encoded by the coding sequence GTGATCGGACGCGCCAAGGCGTTCCTGAAGCGGCATTGGCCCGCGCTCCGGCTGCGCACGATCCTGTTCGGCACGCTGCTGTTCACCGCGGCACTGCCCGGCGTCGGCGCGCTGTTCCTGCGCGTCTACGAGAACACGCTGGTCCGCCAGACCGAGGCCGAGCTGATCGCGCAGGGTGCCGCCCTGACCGGCGCCGCGCAGGCGTTGTGGCCGGGGGCGGCGCCCGGCACCCTTGATCCGCGCCCCTATCGCCCCGAAGGCTCGACGATCGACTTGCGCACCACGCGCGTGCTCGACGAACGCCCGCGCGCATCGGAGGCCGCCACGATACCCGATCCGGCGGCGATCGACATGGCGCGGCGGCTGCAACCGATCGTCGCCGCGACCGCGCGCACCACGCTCGCGTCGGTCCAATTGGTCGATGCCCGCGGGACGATCATACTCGGCTACCAGGCCGGCCGTTCCTATTCCAGATTGCCCGAAGTGGCGGCGGCGCTCCAGGGCAGGGTCGGCACCGTGCTGCGCACCAATGGCGCCTATTCCCAGCGCTACGCCTTCGAATGGCTCAGCCGCGCCTCGTCGCTGCGCATCCACCATGTCCGGCCGATCGTGGTCGACGGGCGCGTGGTCGGCGCGTTGTTGCTCTCGCGCTCGCCGCGGGCGCTGTTTCGCGGACTCTACGAGGATCGCGGCAAGATCCTGCTCGGCATCGCGCTGATCTTCGGCACCTTGCTGGGCCTGACCGGGCTGCTCTCGCGCGGCATTGCCCGCCCGATCGAGGCGCTGGGCGACGCGACCCGGCGCGTGGCGAGCGGCACCGGGACGGTACCGCAAACCCCGGCCACCGCTGCGATCGAGATCCGCGCGCTGTTCGAGGATTTCCGCGCGATGGCCGCGACGATCGACCGTCGCTCGCATTATCTCCGCGACTTCGCCGCCTCGGTCAGTCACGAGTTCAAGACCCCGCTCGCCGGCATCTCGGGCGCGATCGAGTTGTTCGAGGACCATGGCGCAACGATGACGCCCGAGGAGCGCGAACGCTTCCTCGGCAACATCAAGGCCGATGCCGCGCGGTTGTCGCAGCTCGTCACCCGGCTGCTCGACCTCGCCCGTGCCGACATGGCGCAGCCCGACCCCGATGTCGCGGTCGATGCACTCGCGGTAATCCGCCAGGTTACCGACGCACAAAGTGCGGCGGACTTCCGGGTGATATTGGGAGCGAGCGACGCGGCGACCGTGGCGGTCCAGGCTTCGACGGTCGAGGCCGTGGTCACCACGCTGCTCGAAAACGCCCGCCAGGCCGGGGCCAGCGAAGCCAAGATCGACCTGGAGCGAAAGGGCGATGCGCTGGAGATCGCCGTGACCGACAATGGCCGCGGCATCGCCCCTGCCGATGCCGAGCGCATCTTCGAGCCGTTTTTCACCACCCGCCGCGCCGCAGGCGGCACCGGGCTGGGGCTGGCGATCTCGATGTCGCTGCTGCGCGCAGGGGGAGGGGGGCTGGCGCTCGATCCCGAGGCGAGCGGCACCCGCCTCGTCGTCACGCTTCCGGTTGCGCGCTAA
- the ccoN gene encoding cytochrome-c oxidase, cbb3-type subunit I, giving the protein MDNAVTGAGGWLLLGIVALFAAAATADTGFAIHMGIFALAGIAAGFITMRGVARDPVTGTVAKRAVASRYDDDVIRWGVIATLFWGVVGFLVGVVIASQLVFPDLNLGEYLNFGRIRPLHTSAVIFAFGGNALICTSFYIVQRTCRVRLAFPGVAKFVFWGYQLFIVLAATGYVLGITQSKEYAEPEWYIDLWLTVVWVAYLVVFVATIVRRAEPHIYVANWFFLAFILTIAMLHIVNNLAMPVGLLSSRSYPAFAGVQDALTQWWYGHNAVGFFLTAGFLAMMYYFVPKQAERPIYSYRLSILHFWSLIFLYIWAGPHHLHYTALPDWAQTLGMVFSVMLWMPSWGGMINGLMTLNGAWDKIRTDPIIRMMVFALAFYGMATFEGPMMSIKSVNSLSHYTEWTVGHVHSGALGWNGMITFGALYYMAPRLWGRERLYSLRMVNWHFWLATLGIVLYASALWVAGITQGLMWREYGEDGYLVYAFAEVVAAMKPYYLIRVLGGLFYLAGSLVMVWNIWMTIRGKLRDEAPLSSAPYDPAKDRPLVPAAAE; this is encoded by the coding sequence ATGGATAACGCCGTCACCGGCGCCGGGGGCTGGTTGCTGCTCGGCATCGTCGCGCTCTTCGCGGCAGCCGCAACCGCCGATACCGGCTTTGCCATCCACATGGGCATCTTCGCGCTTGCGGGGATCGCCGCGGGCTTCATCACGATGCGTGGGGTCGCCCGCGATCCGGTGACCGGCACCGTCGCCAAGCGCGCGGTCGCCTCGCGCTATGACGACGACGTGATCCGCTGGGGCGTGATCGCCACCCTGTTCTGGGGCGTGGTCGGCTTCCTCGTCGGGGTAGTGATCGCGTCGCAGCTCGTCTTCCCCGATCTCAACCTCGGCGAATATCTCAATTTCGGCCGGATCCGCCCGCTGCACACCTCGGCAGTGATCTTCGCTTTCGGCGGCAACGCGCTGATCTGCACGAGCTTCTACATCGTCCAGCGCACCTGCCGCGTCCGGCTGGCGTTCCCCGGCGTCGCCAAGTTCGTGTTCTGGGGATACCAGCTGTTCATCGTGCTGGCGGCGACCGGCTATGTCCTCGGCATCACCCAGTCGAAGGAATATGCCGAGCCCGAATGGTATATCGACCTGTGGCTGACCGTCGTGTGGGTCGCGTATCTCGTCGTGTTCGTCGCGACGATCGTGCGTCGCGCAGAACCACATATCTACGTCGCCAACTGGTTCTTCCTCGCCTTCATCCTGACGATCGCGATGCTGCACATCGTCAACAACCTGGCGATGCCGGTCGGGCTGTTGAGCTCGCGTTCCTATCCCGCCTTCGCCGGCGTCCAGGATGCGCTGACGCAATGGTGGTACGGCCACAATGCCGTCGGCTTCTTCCTCACCGCCGGCTTCCTGGCGATGATGTATTACTTCGTCCCCAAGCAGGCCGAGCGGCCAATCTACAGCTATCGGCTGTCGATCCTCCACTTCTGGTCGCTGATCTTCCTCTACATCTGGGCCGGCCCGCACCACCTCCACTACACCGCGCTGCCCGATTGGGCGCAGACGCTCGGCATGGTGTTCTCGGTGATGCTGTGGATGCCGAGCTGGGGCGGCATGATCAACGGGCTGATGACGCTCAACGGCGCGTGGGACAAGATCCGCACCGATCCGATCATCCGCATGATGGTCTTCGCGCTCGCCTTCTACGGCATGGCAACCTTCGAAGGCCCGATGATGTCGATCAAGAGCGTCAATTCGCTCAGCCACTATACCGAGTGGACCGTCGGCCACGTCCATAGCGGCGCGCTCGGCTGGAACGGGATGATCACCTTCGGCGCGCTCTACTACATGGCGCCGCGGCTCTGGGGCCGCGAGCGGCTCTATTCGCTGCGCATGGTCAACTGGCACTTCTGGCTCGCGACGCTGGGGATCGTCCTCTACGCCTCGGCGCTGTGGGTGGCCGGGATCACCCAGGGGCTGATGTGGCGCGAGTACGGCGAGGACGGCTACCTCGTCTACGCCTTCGCCGAAGTCGTCGCCGCGATGAAGCCCTATTACCTGATCCGCGTGCTCGGCGGGCTGTTCTACCTCGCCGGCTCGCTCGTCATGGTCTGGAACATCTGGATGACCATCCGCGGCAAGCTCCGCGACGAGGCGCCGCTGTCCAGCGCTCCCTACGACCCCGCCAAGGATCGTCCCCTCGTGCCGGCCGCGGCGGAATAA
- a CDS encoding Crp/Fnr family transcriptional regulator, with product MTSPTGLFFEGLPQELLTQLLEGGGRRSHAPGEALIREGDAASQFLVILGGQVRVWRTSPRGTAMTVHLLGPGDLPGVAAVVQHTPYPATASAVTPVKTLSWPAERALSMLYDHPALAANTMRFISLRNEEMLQRLHEVSTQPVEQRLARAVLRLTDNDAKSVDISRQELAELTATTLHTVSRIVSRWESEGVIDAARRRITLLQSGALGDRAGVSVRE from the coding sequence ATGACATCGCCAACGGGCCTCTTCTTCGAGGGACTGCCGCAGGAGCTGCTCACGCAGCTGCTCGAGGGCGGCGGACGCCGCAGCCATGCTCCGGGGGAGGCGCTGATCCGCGAAGGGGATGCGGCATCGCAGTTCCTGGTGATCCTGGGAGGACAGGTCCGCGTCTGGCGTACCTCTCCGCGCGGCACCGCGATGACGGTCCACCTGCTCGGGCCCGGCGACCTGCCCGGGGTCGCCGCGGTGGTGCAACACACGCCCTACCCCGCCACCGCCTCGGCCGTGACGCCGGTCAAGACGCTGAGCTGGCCGGCCGAGCGCGCGCTGTCGATGCTGTACGACCATCCGGCGCTGGCGGCCAACACGATGCGCTTCATCTCGCTGCGCAACGAGGAGATGCTCCAGAGGCTGCACGAGGTCTCGACCCAGCCGGTCGAGCAGCGGCTCGCGCGCGCAGTGCTGCGGCTGACCGACAACGACGCGAAATCGGTCGACATCTCGCGGCAGGAGCTCGCCGAGCTGACTGCGACGACGTTGCACACGGTGAGCCGGATCGTCAGCCGGTGGGAGAGCGAAGGGGTGATCGATGCGGCGCGGCGGCGGATTACGCTGTTGCAGAGCGGGGCGCTGGGAGACCGGGCCGGGGTTAGCGTGCGGGAGTAG
- the ccoO gene encoding cytochrome-c oxidase, cbb3-type subunit II, translated as MASLIDHKKIERNVTLLGALALVTVAIGGIVEIAPLFWIDSTIEKVEGMRPYTPLEQTGRDIYVREGCYNCHSQMIRPFRDEVERYGHYSLAAESMYDHPFQWGSKRTGPDLARVGGRYSDEWHVQHLKEPRSVVGESIMPAYGFLANRELDTRDAAQRLTALSRLGVPYSKVDIEKAARDMLDQATPGADTEDLARRYPKAQSRDFDGDPSKVTEMDALVAYLQMLGTLVDHRAAAPQETPR; from the coding sequence ATGGCTTCGCTCATCGATCACAAGAAGATCGAACGCAACGTCACCCTGCTCGGCGCGCTCGCGCTGGTCACCGTGGCGATCGGCGGGATCGTCGAGATCGCGCCCTTGTTCTGGATCGACTCGACCATCGAGAAGGTCGAGGGCATGCGGCCCTACACCCCGCTCGAGCAGACCGGCCGCGACATCTATGTCCGCGAGGGGTGTTATAACTGCCACAGCCAGATGATCCGTCCGTTCCGCGACGAGGTCGAGCGCTACGGGCATTACAGCCTGGCGGCCGAGAGCATGTACGATCACCCCTTCCAATGGGGCTCGAAGCGCACCGGACCCGATTTGGCGCGTGTCGGCGGGCGCTATTCCGACGAGTGGCACGTCCAGCACCTCAAGGAGCCGCGCTCGGTGGTCGGCGAGTCGATCATGCCGGCCTATGGCTTCCTGGCCAACCGCGAGCTCGACACGCGCGACGCGGCCCAGCGCCTCACCGCGCTCTCGCGCCTCGGCGTCCCCTACAGCAAGGTGGATATCGAGAAGGCGGCCAGGGACATGCTCGACCAGGCCACGCCCGGCGCCGATACCGAGGATCTCGCCAGGCGCTATCCCAAGGCGCAGTCGCGCGACTTCGACGGCGATCCCAGCAAGGTGACCGAGATGGATGCGCTGGTCGCCTATCTCCAGATGCTCGGCACCCTGGTCGATCATCGCGCCGCGGCGCCGCAGGAGACGCCGCGATGA
- the addA gene encoding double-strand break repair helicase AddA, whose protein sequence is MSVRPLHPLKGNQRRASDPARHIWLSASAGTGKTQVLAARVWRLLLAGTDPGAILCLTFTKAGAAEMSERITSRLARWVRASDAELVADLEALGESIAPEGRARARTLFAKVLDAPGGGIRIQTIHSFCQSLLSAFPVEAGLVPGFRPLDQREEAVLAREALAEMLVDASREGRTAMIDAVGALSLRLGEGKAEAFLKLCASNGEAMAALPSGIQPFLRRALDLPSGDIAAEIERSCGDDAFDLGSLREVAAMNAAWGTKSGLGRAEEIAMWLTLPPARRALRLADLHSVWATAKGEPRSFGKGQAPQEPGYADLAMRLHGRCAALLGMKVQAEFADLLARGLEAGRAYADTYARAKRRVGAVDFNDLIRKTVALLGEPGMGEWVRYKLDQVTEHVLIDEAQDTNPQQWAIVSAIADEFFAGQGARGEAVRTLFTVGDYKQAIFGFQGTDPIYFRAAFERFWQRSRVQAEFDVEAAELESLSLTHSFRSTRPVLEFVDAALGGLPEPGMGDLSDAEPHASEVPGPGTVTLWPATVEGGTEADEEEWVGDTTRKLAGDIARAIRDWLAQGLMLESKGRPLRPEDVMILVKRRGELASLIVARLYAEGVPVAGVDRLRLNAPLAVQDLLAAIRFVLQPEDDLSLASLLVSPLIGWSQEDLMQVALRPKGASLWSHLRAVARDRIGPLEALLNRADFTTPYRFLEEILSGALDGRRKLLLRLGEEARDPIEELLNAALNFENVATPSLQRFLDWFDRGDVEIVRDAAQPAGAVRVMTAHGAKGLQAPLVILADATVDPTRSPRDFLLWAPEDHDAAPFPIFRPRAAERGGPLDSVLDRADSRELQEHWRLFYVAATRAEERLVIAGALGPQAKGEPPVASWYAASARALDTLGVPEGAVREYRGRNPAAPVAALRGESKAESSPPALPDWLARPAPQEARPPRPLAPSSLGDDSVADPPPTPATRRAAERGRLLHALFERLPALAPETRAAAAERWLAGPGGVTDAEARREIAGAALAVIEDPRFSTLFTPDALAEAPIAAVVESGLVVSGTVDRLVVAGDVVRIVDFKTGRRAPATLDAIPPYHLRQMAAYAAALAVIFPGKRIEPALLYTAGPTLHLLPPDLLAAHKADLVAAEQSLASRA, encoded by the coding sequence GTGAGCGTCCGCCCCCTCCACCCCCTGAAGGGCAACCAGCGCCGCGCCAGCGATCCCGCGCGCCACATCTGGCTCTCCGCTTCGGCGGGCACTGGCAAGACCCAGGTGCTCGCCGCGCGCGTCTGGCGGCTGCTCCTCGCCGGCACCGATCCCGGCGCGATCCTGTGCCTGACCTTCACCAAGGCCGGCGCCGCGGAAATGTCCGAACGGATCACCAGCCGCCTCGCGCGCTGGGTCCGCGCGAGCGATGCCGAGCTGGTCGCCGATCTCGAGGCTCTGGGCGAAAGCATCGCCCCCGAAGGCCGCGCCCGTGCCCGCACGCTCTTCGCCAAGGTGCTCGACGCGCCGGGCGGCGGCATCCGCATCCAGACGATCCACAGCTTCTGCCAGTCCTTGCTCTCGGCCTTCCCGGTCGAGGCAGGACTCGTCCCCGGCTTTCGCCCGCTCGACCAGCGCGAGGAGGCCGTGCTCGCGCGCGAGGCGCTGGCCGAGATGCTTGTCGATGCGTCTCGCGAAGGGCGCACTGCGATGATCGACGCGGTCGGCGCGCTCAGCCTTCGGCTCGGCGAGGGCAAGGCCGAGGCATTTCTCAAGCTTTGCGCATCGAACGGCGAGGCAATGGCGGCGCTGCCCAGCGGCATCCAGCCCTTCCTGCGCCGCGCGCTCGACTTGCCGAGCGGCGACATCGCCGCCGAGATCGAGCGAAGCTGCGGCGACGACGCCTTCGATCTCGGGAGCCTGCGCGAAGTCGCCGCAATGAACGCCGCCTGGGGCACCAAGTCGGGCCTCGGACGCGCCGAGGAAATCGCGATGTGGCTGACGCTGCCGCCTGCGCGGCGCGCACTGCGGCTCGCCGATCTCCATTCGGTCTGGGCCACCGCCAAGGGCGAGCCGCGCTCGTTCGGCAAGGGCCAGGCGCCGCAGGAGCCGGGCTATGCCGATCTGGCGATGCGGCTCCACGGGCGGTGCGCCGCGCTGCTCGGCATGAAGGTTCAGGCCGAGTTCGCCGACCTGCTCGCGCGCGGGCTCGAGGCGGGCCGCGCCTATGCCGACACCTACGCGCGCGCCAAGCGCCGCGTCGGCGCGGTCGATTTCAACGATCTGATCCGCAAGACCGTCGCCTTGCTCGGCGAGCCCGGCATGGGCGAGTGGGTGCGCTACAAGCTCGATCAGGTCACCGAGCACGTGCTGATCGACGAGGCGCAGGATACCAATCCCCAGCAATGGGCGATCGTCAGCGCGATCGCCGACGAGTTCTTCGCCGGGCAGGGCGCGCGGGGGGAGGCAGTGCGCACGCTGTTCACCGTCGGCGACTACAAGCAGGCGATCTTCGGCTTCCAGGGCACCGACCCGATCTATTTCCGCGCCGCGTTCGAGCGCTTCTGGCAGCGCTCGCGCGTCCAGGCCGAGTTCGATGTCGAGGCGGCCGAGCTGGAGTCGCTGTCGCTTACCCACAGCTTCCGCTCGACGCGTCCGGTGCTGGAGTTCGTCGATGCCGCGCTCGGCGGATTGCCCGAACCGGGGATGGGCGACCTCAGCGACGCCGAGCCACATGCCAGCGAAGTCCCCGGGCCGGGGACAGTGACGCTGTGGCCGGCGACGGTCGAGGGCGGCACCGAAGCCGACGAGGAGGAATGGGTCGGCGACACCACGCGGAAACTCGCCGGCGACATCGCGCGGGCGATTCGCGACTGGCTGGCGCAAGGGCTGATGCTCGAGAGCAAGGGCCGTCCGCTGCGCCCCGAGGACGTGATGATCCTCGTCAAGCGCCGCGGCGAGCTCGCGTCGCTGATCGTCGCCCGGCTCTATGCCGAGGGGGTGCCGGTGGCCGGGGTCGATCGGCTGCGGCTCAATGCGCCGCTCGCGGTGCAGGATCTGCTCGCCGCGATACGCTTCGTGCTCCAGCCCGAGGACGACCTGTCACTCGCGTCGCTGCTCGTCTCGCCGCTGATCGGCTGGAGCCAGGAGGATCTGATGCAGGTCGCGCTACGGCCGAAGGGCGCGTCGCTCTGGTCGCACCTGCGCGCCGTCGCCAGGGACCGGATCGGCCCGCTCGAAGCGCTGCTCAACCGCGCCGACTTCACCACGCCCTATCGCTTCCTCGAGGAAATCCTCTCGGGCGCGCTCGACGGGCGGCGGAAACTGCTGCTCCGTCTCGGCGAGGAAGCGCGCGATCCGATCGAGGAACTGCTCAACGCCGCGCTCAATTTCGAGAATGTCGCGACGCCATCGCTCCAGCGCTTCCTCGACTGGTTCGATCGCGGCGATGTCGAGATCGTCCGCGACGCCGCCCAGCCCGCCGGCGCGGTGCGGGTGATGACCGCGCACGGCGCCAAGGGGCTCCAGGCGCCGCTGGTGATCCTCGCCGACGCCACGGTCGATCCGACGCGGTCCCCGCGCGATTTCCTGCTCTGGGCGCCCGAGGACCACGACGCCGCGCCGTTCCCGATCTTCCGCCCGCGCGCCGCGGAGCGTGGCGGACCGCTCGATAGCGTGCTCGATCGCGCCGATTCGCGCGAACTCCAGGAACATTGGCGCCTGTTCTACGTCGCGGCGACGCGCGCCGAGGAGCGGCTGGTCATCGCCGGCGCGCTCGGTCCCCAGGCCAAGGGCGAACCGCCCGTCGCCAGCTGGTACGCCGCCAGCGCCCGCGCCCTCGATACGCTCGGCGTACCCGAGGGAGCGGTTCGCGAGTATCGCGGGCGGAACCCTGCTGCTCCGGTCGCCGCGCTTCGGGGCGAATCCAAAGCCGAATCATCGCCCCCCGCGCTCCCTGACTGGCTCGCCCGCCCGGCGCCGCAGGAAGCCCGCCCGCCACGCCCGCTCGCCCCCTCGTCGCTCGGCGACGACAGCGTCGCCGATCCGCCGCCGACGCCCGCGACGCGCCGCGCCGCCGAGCGCGGCCGGCTGCTCCACGCATTGTTCGAGCGGCTCCCCGCCCTGGCGCCCGAGACCCGCGCCGCCGCCGCCGAGCGCTGGCTCGCAGGCCCCGGCGGCGTCACCGATGCCGAGGCGCGCCGCGAGATCGCCGGCGCCGCGCTGGCGGTGATCGAGGATCCGCGCTTCTCGACCCTGTTCACTCCAGATGCGCTCGCCGAGGCACCGATCGCCGCAGTGGTCGAGAGCGGGCTGGTCGTCTCGGGCACGGTCGACCGGCTGGTCGTCGCGGGCGACGTGGTGCGCATCGTCGATTTCAAGACCGGGCGGCGCGCGCCCGCGACGCTCGACGCGATCCCGCCCTACCATCTTCGCCAGATGGCCGCCTATGCCGCGGCGCTGGCAGTGATCTTCCCGGGCAAGCGGATCGAGCCGGCCTTGCTCTACACCGCGGGGCCGACGCTCCACCTGCTGCCGCCCGATCTGCTCGCGGCGCACAAGGCCGACTTGGTCGCGGCGGAGCAAAGCTTGGCTTCGCGCGCTTGA
- a CDS encoding DUF4153 domain-containing protein yields MRLRLSSSFLAKVAAAGGLVLLADRLFWAGEGIGSNLGIFALAWALATLALSPAAWRDRRSWIAAAGALLLTLPLLDSPGPIAFLLFGTCLATAVLLPRMTRFGHAGSWVLRLLLQGVVSLIGPWRDLIRLRKPFSRGLPRQRILPLLPLPLFGGVVFLALFANANPVIGDALVALGTPRFEDATIGRMLFWGVILTAVWTTLRPRRLRLVSNLPEATMPQALPGVTTGSVLLALLTFNALFALQNGLDIAFLWSGAPLPAGVSLAEYAHRGAYPLIATALLAGLFVLVALRPGSETAKVPAIRRLVVLWVAQNVFLVASSILRTIDYVEVYSLTELRIAALLWMALVALGLVLILWRMLRGRSAAWLINANAGAALLVLAACTMVDFGAVSAAWNVRHAREIGGKGAGLDLCYLAWQGPSALRSLVALELENDLDPGFAERIAWVRHRVLTDTIERQRGGEWIRRNDRRLRQVAAMLAGRKLRASPGDGPAGRHCDGTPFTPEPAPALSASPLPNRMPTPTPLTNEAVR; encoded by the coding sequence ATGCGCTTGCGACTATCTTCCAGCTTCCTCGCCAAGGTCGCCGCCGCGGGCGGGCTCGTCCTGCTCGCCGACCGGCTGTTCTGGGCGGGGGAGGGGATCGGCTCCAATCTCGGCATCTTCGCGCTCGCCTGGGCGCTGGCGACGCTGGCGCTGAGCCCTGCGGCCTGGCGCGACCGGCGTAGCTGGATCGCCGCGGCAGGCGCACTGCTGCTCACATTGCCTCTGCTCGACAGTCCCGGACCGATCGCCTTCCTGCTGTTCGGCACCTGCCTGGCGACGGCGGTGCTGCTGCCCCGCATGACGCGGTTCGGCCATGCCGGCAGCTGGGTTCTGCGGTTGCTCCTCCAGGGCGTGGTCAGCCTGATCGGTCCGTGGCGCGACCTGATCCGGCTCCGCAAGCCGTTCAGCCGGGGCCTGCCCCGCCAGCGCATCCTGCCGCTGCTGCCCTTGCCGCTGTTCGGCGGCGTGGTGTTCCTCGCGCTCTTCGCCAACGCCAATCCAGTGATCGGCGACGCGCTGGTCGCGCTCGGCACCCCGCGGTTCGAGGATGCGACGATCGGGCGCATGCTCTTTTGGGGCGTGATCCTCACCGCGGTCTGGACAACGCTGCGCCCGCGCCGGCTGCGCCTCGTCTCGAACCTGCCGGAAGCGACCATGCCCCAGGCGCTGCCCGGCGTGACCACCGGCTCGGTGCTGCTCGCCTTGCTCACCTTCAACGCGCTGTTCGCGCTGCAGAACGGGCTCGACATCGCCTTCCTGTGGAGCGGCGCGCCGCTGCCTGCGGGCGTGAGCCTTGCCGAATATGCCCATCGCGGCGCCTACCCGCTGATCGCCACCGCGCTGCTCGCCGGGCTGTTCGTCCTCGTCGCGCTGCGGCCGGGGTCGGAGACTGCCAAAGTTCCCGCGATCCGTCGGCTGGTGGTCCTGTGGGTCGCGCAGAACGTCTTCCTCGTCGCGTCGAGCATCCTCCGCACGATCGACTATGTCGAAGTCTATTCGCTCACCGAACTGCGTATCGCCGCCTTGCTGTGGATGGCGTTGGTCGCGCTCGGGCTGGTGCTGATCCTGTGGCGGATGTTGCGCGGGCGAAGCGCGGCCTGGCTCATCAACGCCAATGCCGGTGCCGCGCTGCTGGTCCTGGCCGCCTGCACGATGGTCGATTTCGGTGCGGTCTCCGCCGCGTGGAACGTCCGCCACGCCCGCGAAATCGGTGGCAAGGGGGCGGGCCTCGACCTCTGCTATCTCGCCTGGCAGGGGCCCTCGGCGCTGAGGTCGCTCGTCGCGCTCGAGCTGGAGAACGACCTCGATCCCGGCTTCGCCGAGCGCATCGCCTGGGTCCGGCATCGCGTGCTGACCGACACGATCGAGCGTCAGCGCGGCGGCGAGTGGATCCGGCGCAACGACCGCCGCCTCCGCCAGGTCGCGGCGATGCTCGCCGGCCGCAAGCTTCGCGCCAGCCCCGGCGACGGCCCGGCCGGACGCCATTGCGACGGCACCCCGTTCACTCCCGAACCGGCGCCGGCCCTAAGCGCATCGCCGCTGCCGAACCGGATGCCCACGCCCACACCATTGACGAACGAGGCCGTGCGATGA
- the trxA gene encoding thioredoxin: protein MATQATTDASFDADVLQADKPVLVDFWAEWCGPCRMIAPALEELATELGDKVQIVKIDIDANPEAPTKYGVRGIPTMILFKNGQQAATQVGALPKSAIKQWIEREL, encoded by the coding sequence ATGGCCACTCAGGCTACCACCGATGCCAGCTTCGACGCCGATGTCCTCCAGGCCGACAAGCCTGTGCTCGTGGACTTCTGGGCCGAATGGTGCGGCCCCTGCCGGATGATCGCCCCGGCGCTCGAAGAGCTCGCCACCGAGCTCGGCGACAAGGTCCAGATCGTCAAGATCGACATCGACGCCAATCCCGAAGCGCCGACCAAATACGGCGTGCGCGGCATCCCGACGATGATCCTGTTCAAGAATGGCCAACAGGCCGCGACCCAGGTCGGCGCGCTGCCCAAGAGCGCGATCAAGCAGTGGATCGAGCGCGAGCTCTGA